In Candidatus Omnitrophota bacterium, the genomic stretch AGTATGTAAGATAGTCATGTATAGGTGGCAGGAAAAATGTTCCCCCGCCTTCGCAATCAACTATGTAGTAGACCAGATGCTACGGTGAGGTCGGTCTTTTGTTCTGTCGAAAAACGGGGGCCTGCGGAACTCGGCCCCTAAGCGGGGCCTCAGACATCCTCGGCCCTTTTTAACCGTTTTTCGTCATCACAAAAGACCTAACATTTTTATTGTGCTTCCCATAACCGCAGGCTTAGGTTTGGATGGTTGGCGTGTGAATTAATGGCAAAATATATATATATAGGGTATAATTTGTTTATAATAAGCGTATTGACAGGACGCGCGGGGGAAATTGTGTCCGAATTAAGATATAATATCATAAACAGAGAATGGGTTGTCATAGCCACAGAGAGAGCGAAGCGGCCGCTCGATTTTAAGAAACCGCAAAAAGAGATAAAATCCATACCTGAACACAGACAGGATTGCCCATTCTGTCCCGGCAGCGAAGGCGATCTTTCCGACGAGACTTTCCGCATCGAAGGTAAAGATATGTGGAAGGTCCGGTCCATATACAACAAATTTCCCGCGCTTTCGCCCAAAGAAAAATTAGTGCGTAAAAATGACGGCATATATCACTCTATTTCAGGCTATGGAGTCGCTGAAGTCATTATAGAAAGTCCAAAACACAATCTTTGCATAGTCACAATGCCCGATGTGCAGGTTGAAGATGTAATAAAGACGTATAAGAGCAGATATCTTGCCCTGCAGAATCGCGAAGGTATCGAGGCTATAGTAATATTCAGAAATCATGGCCCGGGCGCGGGAACAAGCCTCGAGCATCCGCATTCGCAGCTTATCGCTACACCCATAGTTCCTCCGCAGATCAGGAATAGGATGGAAAGCGCCGTAAGTTTTTTTGACACCATAGGCAAATGTATGTTCTGCGATACTCTTGAGCAGGAATTGGCCGCGAAGAAGAGAGTTGTGGCAGAGAACGAATCTTTCGTTTCATTCATCCCCTATGCCGGCGCGGCGCCTTTTGTTACATGGATATTTCCAAAAAGGCATATGTCGTCGTTTGGCAATATTAATGATATTGAAATAAGAGACATGGCGTCTATCCTGAAGCTGACCCTCGCAAAACTTTATTACGGTTTGAACAATCCCGATTTTAATTATACTATCCGCTCGATACCGGTTAAAGAAGATGGAAAAGATTATTTTCACTGGTATCTTACGATAGTTCCCAGGATATCACAGCCTGCGGGTTTTGAGGTGGGCAGCGGTATATTTATTAACTCTTCCGTGCCGGAAGAGAGCGCTGAATTCTTAAGGCAAGTGAAGACGCAATAATTTTTTTAAGAAGAGACATGATGAGAGAAATTTTCAATAAGAAGGCGTGTGTACTTTCAGCGCTATTTCTGTCTCTTATTTTTTTAACCGCTCAAGCCTCCTGCGAAGAAGATAAAACTCACGATATAATACCCGAGAATAAACATGTGCTTTCCCTGAAAGACACTATAGGTCTCGCCTTAAAGAATAATAAAGATATACAGATCCAGGAGCAGGAGATCGCTTTTGCCCGCGCCAATATAATGTCAGCGCAGAGCAATTTCTTCCCCGCTTTAGGAATCGGCTACAGCTACACTTACTACGATGCCGCATTACCGAAGACCTCATTAAGCGTACCATCTTCAAAAAAAGATGTCGGTCTTTTCTTAGGCTATAAAAATGACAACCAAGTTAATATTACAGGCAGCCAGATGGTCTATGATGGCGGCGCGAGCATAGCCAACCTTAAAAAAGCGCGAGTTAGCCTTAAAATACAGGAAGAAACGCTGCGCTCGAGGATCCTGGAGATAGAGTTTGAGGCAAAGAGGCTCTATAATGGGCTGCTTCTCGCGTACGAGACTATGCGCATAACAAAAGGTCTCGTAGAACAAGCCACTGCGCACTATGAAAATGTGAAGGCAAAATTTGAGCAGGGCACCGCTTCGAAATTTGACGTATTGCAATCGAAAGTTCAGGTCTCGTTATTCATGCCGCAGCTTATTAGAGCCGAGAATTCGATAGAGTTGATAGCGGCCGACATTAAAAAATTGTTATATCTGAACATGCAGGATAAGATCGAGGCCATGGGGCAGCTCTCTTATTCATCTGTGGAGATTAGGGAATTCGCGTTCTTAAGCGAGGCATATTCGAACAATCCGCAGATGAAATTAAAAGCGCTCGGTATAGATCTTGAAAAGTGGTCTATAGAATACGCGAAGAGCGGATGGTATCCGAATATAAACGCCAATATGGACTACCTGTACAGGTCCGATAATTTAAGAAATATGTTTAATAACAGGCATATGAACTTTAGCGTCGGGGCTACCGGCACGGTCTCGATATTCGACGGCATGTCGACACTGTCAAAAGTAAAAGAGGCGCAGGCCCGTTACGCGCAGGCCGTTCTTAGCCAGGAAAATGTCATAGAGCAGATAGCGCGTGACATAAAACAGGGATGCCTTGATTTGAGAGAGTCGGCGCAGATAATTAATTCGCAAAAAGATAATATTGAAGAGGCAAAAGAGGCATTGAAGATATCCTATGTAAGTTATGACAACGGAGTCGGTATAAATCTCGATGTCATAGATTCACAGACTTCGCTGGGGCAGGTTGAGGAGAATCTCGCCTCGGGTATGTATGACTATCTTATGGCCCAGGCGTATCTTGACAGGACCATGGGCCGTGAATACTTCGCAAGCATCTCAAAGGGGGAGAAGACAAATGATAAAAAAGAGTAGGATGATAATTATTGGCGCGATAATTTTGATCGCGTTGACCCTTGCCGGCATATTTATTGCCAAAGAGCTGTTTCATAACCATAAACAGATAAAAGTCTCCGGTAATATCGAGGGCAATGATGTGCGGATATCATTCAGGGTGGCTGGACAGATCCAGGACCTGCTTGCCGATGAGGGATCAAATCTTAAAATGGGGCAGATAGTGGCCAGGCTGAATACCGACGAGTTAACGAAGATCCAGAAAGAAGCCGAAGCGCAGCTAAGGGCCGTGGAATTTCAGGCAAAATTGTCGAAAGATGATTACATAAGATTCGACAATCTGTATAAAGCCGGCGCGGTTTCGCAGCAGAGGCGCGACCAGGTAAAGACGCAGGCAGATTCCGATTGGGCCAACGTAAAGCGCTTAAACGCTTCACTTGAACTTGCCAATACCCGGCTGGGATGGGCCGAGCTTGCTTCGCCTCTAAATGGGTACATACTCGTTAAAAGCGCCGAGCAGGGAGAGAATGTTCTGGTGGGAGCTCCTGTATTTACTGCGGTCGATCTTAACAATGTCTGGGTCACCGCGTATATAAACGAGACAGATATCGGCAAGGTAAAATTGAATCAGCGCGCAATGATCAAGATAGATACCTTCCCGAATAAAAGCTATAAGGGATGGGTCTCATTTATATCGCAGCAGGAAGAATTTACGCCAAAATATATCCAAACCACGACCGAGAGAGTAAAGCTTGTCTACAGGATAAAGGTGCGTGCCGATAA encodes the following:
- the galT gene encoding galactose-1-phosphate uridylyltransferase; this encodes MAKYIYIGYNLFIISVLTGRAGEIVSELRYNIINREWVVIATERAKRPLDFKKPQKEIKSIPEHRQDCPFCPGSEGDLSDETFRIEGKDMWKVRSIYNKFPALSPKEKLVRKNDGIYHSISGYGVAEVIIESPKHNLCIVTMPDVQVEDVIKTYKSRYLALQNREGIEAIVIFRNHGPGAGTSLEHPHSQLIATPIVPPQIRNRMESAVSFFDTIGKCMFCDTLEQELAAKKRVVAENESFVSFIPYAGAAPFVTWIFPKRHMSSFGNINDIEIRDMASILKLTLAKLYYGLNNPDFNYTIRSIPVKEDGKDYFHWYLTIVPRISQPAGFEVGSGIFINSSVPEESAEFLRQVKTQ
- a CDS encoding TolC family protein — protein: MMREIFNKKACVLSALFLSLIFLTAQASCEEDKTHDIIPENKHVLSLKDTIGLALKNNKDIQIQEQEIAFARANIMSAQSNFFPALGIGYSYTYYDAALPKTSLSVPSSKKDVGLFLGYKNDNQVNITGSQMVYDGGASIANLKKARVSLKIQEETLRSRILEIEFEAKRLYNGLLLAYETMRITKGLVEQATAHYENVKAKFEQGTASKFDVLQSKVQVSLFMPQLIRAENSIELIAADIKKLLYLNMQDKIEAMGQLSYSSVEIREFAFLSEAYSNNPQMKLKALGIDLEKWSIEYAKSGWYPNINANMDYLYRSDNLRNMFNNRHMNFSVGATGTVSIFDGMSTLSKVKEAQARYAQAVLSQENVIEQIARDIKQGCLDLRESAQIINSQKDNIEEAKEALKISYVSYDNGVGINLDVIDSQTSLGQVEENLASGMYDYLMAQAYLDRTMGREYFASISKGEKTNDKKE
- a CDS encoding efflux RND transporter periplasmic adaptor subunit, which translates into the protein MIKKSRMIIIGAIILIALTLAGIFIAKELFHNHKQIKVSGNIEGNDVRISFRVAGQIQDLLADEGSNLKMGQIVARLNTDELTKIQKEAEAQLRAVEFQAKLSKDDYIRFDNLYKAGAVSQQRRDQVKTQADSDWANVKRLNASLELANTRLGWAELASPLNGYILVKSAEQGENVLVGAPVFTAVDLNNVWVTAYINETDIGKVKLNQRAMIKIDTFPNKSYKGWVSFISQQEEFTPKYIQTTTERVKLVYRIKVRADNSSLELKPGMPADAYITE